One window of Desulfobacterales bacterium genomic DNA carries:
- a CDS encoding heterodisulfide reductase-related iron-sulfur binding cluster, whose protein sequence is MGRIPYWNISYGLLIDAFALPAVALLVYGLYAHWKKIQHGKERVKPNLPPLPGKIGPVYIHALITKGILGSKIYRKIFTGIAHGFVFWGMVFLAIGTGLVMLNIYLKVPVFEGGFNRWFMSFFLDLAGLVALGGLIFLFMRRLFGPERLRQPKERLGFVPQICLLGFVIASGFYIEALRIAANGPDPYSFVGNFLAGFFPMGNNGLHRVLWWTHGLMAMAFIAYIPFSPMVHIALAPTNAALANPKPGTRMGVIDFSSFDDETAEEVPTLGCAKLTDFTRKRLLDYDSCLWCGRCHEVCPAASTGKSLSPKGVMVTLAEKLHSGGFDDEGLIDEVGMDAIFACTTCTACMEACPVCINQPKTILKFRQNLVMEQSRIPELMGKANNSLEQRQHPFFGTGSGPKDWCKGLDVPIFEKGETEYLLWIGCAPTYEERSQKIAQAMVEILQKANISFGILEESRCTGDPAKQMGNEFLFREIALQNVEEFSELGVKDIITLCPHCYNSFSRHYPPLGGEYNVIPHSVFLNELLEKGKIKIDKKNQSICYHDPCYLGRRNGFYDAPRAVLGKAGNCIEMQRHKNNSFCCGGGGGNYWAEEEGTRINRNRAKEAFETSADIVATACPFCLAMLTDGMKSVTDEQKVFDIAEIINVAMS, encoded by the coding sequence ATGGGCCGGATCCCCTATTGGAATATCAGTTATGGCTTATTGATTGATGCCTTTGCACTGCCAGCGGTGGCGCTCCTGGTGTATGGTTTGTATGCTCACTGGAAAAAAATACAGCATGGCAAGGAGAGAGTGAAACCGAACCTGCCGCCGCTACCGGGGAAAATAGGGCCGGTGTATATTCATGCGCTGATTACCAAGGGGATCTTAGGTTCTAAAATTTATAGAAAGATTTTTACTGGAATTGCACATGGATTTGTATTCTGGGGAATGGTGTTCCTGGCGATCGGCACGGGGCTTGTGATGCTGAACATCTATTTAAAAGTGCCGGTGTTTGAGGGTGGATTTAACCGGTGGTTTATGAGCTTTTTCCTAGATCTGGCCGGATTGGTGGCGCTTGGTGGGTTGATATTTTTATTCATGAGGCGTCTGTTTGGCCCTGAGCGGCTGCGCCAGCCAAAGGAACGGCTTGGCTTTGTGCCGCAGATATGCCTTCTCGGGTTTGTGATCGCCTCTGGTTTTTACATCGAGGCGCTCCGAATCGCCGCCAACGGACCGGACCCCTATTCCTTTGTCGGCAATTTTTTGGCCGGTTTTTTTCCGATGGGCAACAACGGCCTTCACAGGGTGCTTTGGTGGACGCATGGATTAATGGCCATGGCCTTTATCGCCTATATCCCATTTTCCCCCATGGTGCATATTGCCTTGGCGCCGACCAACGCGGCGCTGGCCAATCCGAAGCCGGGTACGAGGATGGGGGTGATCGATTTTTCATCCTTTGACGATGAAACCGCTGAAGAAGTGCCCACCTTGGGCTGTGCCAAGCTCACCGACTTTACGCGCAAGCGCTTGCTCGACTATGACAGTTGCCTTTGGTGCGGCCGTTGTCATGAGGTCTGTCCTGCCGCATCCACCGGAAAGTCGTTGTCGCCCAAGGGCGTTATGGTCACGCTTGCGGAGAAACTGCATAGCGGCGGATTTGATGATGAAGGACTCATCGACGAGGTCGGCATGGACGCTATTTTTGCCTGCACGACCTGTACCGCGTGTATGGAAGCTTGCCCGGTGTGTATTAACCAGCCAAAGACGATATTGAAGTTCAGGCAAAATCTCGTGATGGAACAATCCCGAATACCGGAACTGATGGGTAAGGCCAACAACAGCCTGGAGCAGCGCCAGCATCCGTTCTTTGGAACCGGTTCGGGGCCCAAGGACTGGTGCAAAGGGCTGGACGTGCCGATTTTTGAAAAAGGTGAGACCGAGTATTTGCTCTGGATAGGGTGTGCGCCAACCTATGAGGAAAGATCTCAAAAAATCGCACAGGCCATGGTTGAGATACTGCAAAAGGCCAACATTTCCTTCGGCATTTTAGAAGAATCCAGATGTACCGGGGATCCGGCCAAGCAGATGGGAAATGAGTTTTTATTTCGTGAAATCGCATTACAGAACGTGGAAGAATTTTCAGAACTCGGCGTGAAAGATATCATCACCCTGTGCCCCCATTGCTACAACAGCTTTTCACGACATTACCCGCCGCTTGGCGGCGAGTACAATGTCATACCGCATTCCGTGTTTCTCAATGAGCTGCTGGAAAAAGGCAAGATCAAGATAGACAAAAAGAATCAAAGCATTTGCTATCATGATCCCTGCTACCTCGGTAGACGGAATGGATTTTATGATGCGCCCCGTGCGGTACTTGGGAAAGCCGGCAATTGTATTGAGATGCAACGGCATAAGAATAACAGTTTTTGCTGCGGCGGAGGGGGCGGAAACTACTGGGCGGAAGAAGAAGGGACACGCATCAACAGAAACAGGGCCAAAGAGGCTTTTGAAACATCCGCTGACATTGTTGCCACTGCATGCCCGTTTTGCCTGGCAATGTTGACCGATGGGATGAAAAGCGTGACAGATGAGCAAAAAGTATTTGATATCGCTGAGATTATTAATGTGGCAATGAGTTAG
- a CDS encoding OB-fold domain-containing protein, producing the protein MSETVEKAPKKKKEKKPDITFFREDLFEVPKDGSPPYLKGYRCKSCGQIDFPKLDTCPNCWGREYEMEPLSRKGTLYSYSEIFVGSPLVKTPYIFGYIDLPEDLRIFAQLKGEVGSFKCDDEVEVTVGEFSMNNDGLPITGYMFKKVDK; encoded by the coding sequence ATGTCAGAAACAGTCGAAAAAGCACCAAAGAAAAAAAAGGAAAAAAAGCCTGATATTACATTTTTCCGCGAGGATTTGTTCGAAGTGCCGAAGGATGGTTCCCCTCCCTATTTAAAAGGATATCGGTGCAAAAGCTGCGGCCAGATAGACTTTCCCAAGCTTGACACCTGTCCGAATTGCTGGGGAAGAGAATACGAAATGGAACCGTTGAGCCGGAAAGGCACATTGTATAGCTACAGCGAAATTTTCGTTGGGTCGCCGTTAGTTAAAACTCCCTATATTTTTGGATATATTGATCTGCCGGAAGACCTGAGAATTTTTGCGCAACTCAAAGGCGAAGTGGGGTCGTTTAAATGTGATGATGAGGTGGAGGTAACGGTCGGAGAGTTCAGCATGAATAATGACGGGCTGCCGATAACCGGTTATATGTTTAAAAAAGTCGATAAATAA